One Oncorhynchus masou masou isolate Uvic2021 unplaced genomic scaffold, UVic_Omas_1.1 unplaced_scaffold_894, whole genome shotgun sequence genomic window, tctgaggggtgggccagtcctcttctggctgtactgggtagaccagaggaaccaggctctgaggggtgggccagtcctcttctggctgtactgggtagaccagaggaaccaggctctgaggggtgggccagtcctcttctggctgtactgggtagaccagaggaaccaggctctgaggggtgggccagtcctcttctggctgtactgggtagaccagaggaaccaggctctgaggggtgggccagtcctcttctggctgtactgggtagaccagaggaacctggctctgaggggtgggccagtcctcttctggctgtactgggtagaccagaggaaccaggctctgaggggtgggccagtcctcttctggctgtactgggtagaccagaggaaccaggctctgtggggtggccagtcctcttctggctgtactgggtagaccagaggaaccaggctctgaggggtgggccagtcctcttctggctgtactgggtagaccagaggaaccaggctctgaggggtgggccagtcctcttctggctgtactgggtagaccagaggaaccaggctctgaggggtgggccagtcctcttctggctgtactgggtagaccagaggaacctggctctgaggggtgggccagtcctcttctggctgtactgggtagaccagaggaaccaggctctgaggggtgggccagtcctcttctggctgtactggctagaccagaggaaccaggctctgaggggtgggccagtcctcttctggctgtactggctagaccagaggaaccaggctctgaggggtgggccagtcctcttctggctgtactgggtagaccagaggaacctggctctgaggggtgggccagtcctcttctggctgtactggctagaccagaggaaccaggctctgaggggtgggccagtcctcttctggctgtactgggtagaccagaggaaccaggctctgaggggtgggccagtcctcttctggctgtactgggtagatcagaggaacctggctctgaggggtgggccagtcctcttctggctgtactggctagaccagaggaaccaggctctgaggggtgggccagtcctcttctggctgtactgggtagaccagaggaaccaggctctgaggggtgggccagtcctcttctggctgtactggctagaccagaggaaccaggctctgaggggtgggccagtcctcttctggctgtactgggtagaccagaggaaccaggctctgagggtgggccagtcctcttctggctgtactgggtagaccagaagaaccaggctctgaggggtgggccagtcctcttctggctgtactgggtagaccagaggaaccaggctctgagggtgggccagtcctcttctggctgtactgggtagaccagaggaaccaggctctgagggggtgggccagtcctcttctggctgtactgggtagaccagaggaaccaggctctgaggggtgggccagtcctcttctggctgtactgggtagaccagaggaaccaggctctgaggggtgggccagtcctcttctggctgtactgggtagaccagaagaaccaggctctgaggggtgggccagtcctcttctggctgtactgggtagaccagaggaaccaggctctgaggggtgggccagtcctcttctggctgtactgggcagaccagaggaaccaggctctgaggggtgggccagtcctcttctggctgtactgggtagaccagaggaaccaggctctgaggggtgggccagtcctcttctggctgtactgggtagaccagaggaaccaggctctgaggggtgggccagtcctcttctggctgtactgtagaccagaggaaccaggctctgagaggtgggccagtgctcttctggctgtactgggtagaccagaggaaccaggctctgagaggtgggccagtcctcttctggctgtactgggtagaccagaggaaccaggctctgaggggtgggccagtcctcttctggctgtactgggtagaccagaggaaccaggctctgagaggtgggcctgtgctcttctggctgtactgggtagaccagaggaaccaggctctgagggagagccagtcctcttctggctgtactgggtagaccagaggaaccaggctctgaggggtgggccagtcctcttctggctgtactgggtagaccagaggaaccaggctctgaggggtgggccagtcctcttctggctgtactgggtagaccagaggaaccaggctctgaggggtgggccagtcctcttctggctgtactgggtagaccagaggaaccaggctctgaggggtgggccagtcctcttctggctgtactaggTAGActtgaggaaccaggctctgaggggtgggccagtcctcttctggctgtactgggtagacttgaggaaccaggctctgaagggtgggccagtcctcttctggctgtactgggtagaccagaggaaccaggctctgagcggTGGGCCtgtgctcttctggctgtactgggtgaccagaggaaccaggctctgaggggtgggccagtcctcttctggctgtactgggtagaccagaggaaccaggctctgagcggtgggccagtcctcttctggctgtactgggtagaccagaggaaccaggctctgagaggtgggcctgtgctcttctggctgtactgggtagaccagaggaaccaggctctgaggggtgggccagtcctcttctggctgtactgggtagaccagacatgaaccaggctctgagaggtgggccagtcccttctggctgtactggctagaccagaggaaccaggctctgagaggtgggccagtcctcttctggctgtactgggtggaccagaggaaccaggctctgaggggtgggccagtcctcttctggctgtactgggtagaccagaggaaccaggctcagaggggtgggccagtcctcttctggctgtactgggtagaccagaggaaccaggctctgaggggtgggccagtcctcttctggctgtactaggTAGActtgaggaaccaggctctgaggggtgggccagtcctcttcttgctgtaCTGGGTTGActtgaggaaccaggctctgaggggtgggccagtccttctggctgtactgggtagaccagaggaaccaggctctgagcggTGGGCCtgtgctcttctggctgtactgggtagaccagaggaaccaggctctgagcggtgggccagtcctcttctggctgtactgggtagaccagaggaaccaggctctgagaggtgtgcctgtgctcttctggctgtactgggtagaccagaggaaccaggctctgaggggtgggccagtccttttctggctgtactgggtagaccagaggaaccaggctctgaggggtggtccagtcctcttctggctgtactggctaGACCAGAGGGACCAGGCTTTGAGAGGTGGGCCagtgctcttctggctgtactgggtagaccagaggaaccaggctctgaggggtgggccagtcctcttctggctgtactaggTAGActtgaggaaccaggctctgaggggtgggccagtcctcttcttgctgtactgggtagacttgaggaaccaggctttgagggtgggccagtcctcttctggctgtactgggtagaccagaggaaccaggctctgagcggTGGGCCtgtgctcttctggctgtactgggtagaccagaggaaccaggctctgaggggtgggccagtcctcttctggctgtactgggtagaccagaggaaccaggctctgagcggtgggccagtcctcttctggctgtactgggtagaccagaggaaccaggctctgagaggtgggcctgtgctcttctggctgtactgggtagaccagaggaaccaggctctgaggggtgggccagtcctcttctggctgtactgggtagaccagaggaaccaggctctgagggggtgggccagtcctcttctggctgtactgggtagaccagaggaaccaggctctgaggggtgggccagtcctcttctggctgtactgggtagaccagaggaaccaggctctgaggggtgggccagtcctcttctggctgtactaggTAGActtgaggaaccaggctctgaggggtgggccagtcctcttctggctgtactgggtagacttgaggaaccaggctctgaagggtgggccagtcctcttctggctgtactgggtagaccagaggaaccaggctctgagcggTGGGCCtgtgctcttctggctgtactgggtagaccagaggaaccaggctctgaggggtgggccagtcctcttctggctgtactgggcagaccagaggaaccaggctctgagcggtgggccagtcctcttctggctgtactgggtagaccagaggaaccaggctctgagaggtgggcctgtgctcttctggctgtactgacagaccagaggaaccaggctctgaggggtgggccagtcctcttctggctgtactgggtagaccagaggaaccaggctctgagaggtgggccagtcctcttctggctgtactggctagaccagaggaaccaggcctGAGAGGTGGGCcacttctggctgtactgggtagaccagaggaaccaggctctgaggggtgggccagtcctcttctggctgtactgggtagaccagaggaaccaggctcagaggggtgggccagtcctcttctggctgtactgggtagaccagaggaaccaggctctgaggggtgggccagtcctcttctggctgtactaggTAGActtgaggaaccaggctctgaggggtgggccagtcctcttcttgctgtaCTGGGTTGActtgaggaaccaggctctgagggtgggccagtcctcttctggctgtactgggtagaccgaaCCAGGTCTGAGCGGTGGGCCTGTGCTCTTCTGGCTGtatagaccagaggaaccaggctctgagcggtgggccagtctctggctgtactgggtagaccagaggaaccaggctctgagaggtgtgcctgtgctcttctggctgtactgggtagaccagaggaaccaggctctgaggggtgggccagtccttttctggctgtactgggtagaccagaggaaccaggctctgaggggtggtccagtcctcttctggctgtactggctagaccagaggaaccagtcTTTGAGAGGTGGGCCagtgctcttctggctgtactgggtagaccagaggaaccaggctctgaggggtgggccagtcctcttctggctgtactaggTAGActtgaggaaccaggctctgaggggtgggccagtcctcttcttgctgtactgggtagacttgaggaaccaggctttgaggggtgggccagtcctcttctggctgtactgggtagaccagaggaaccaggctctgagggtgggccagtcctcttctggctgtactgggtagaccagaggaaccaggctctgaggggtgggccagtcctcttctggctgtactgggtagaccagaggaaccaggctctgaggggtgggccagtcctcttctggctgtactgggtagaccagaggaaccaggctctgaggggtgggccagtcctcttctggctgtactgggtagaccagaggaaccaggctctgaggggtgggccagtcctcttctggctgtactgggtagaccagaggaaccaggctctgaggggtggtccagtcctcttctggctgtactggctagaccagaggaaccaggctctgagaggtgggccagtgctcttctggctgtactgggtagaccagaggaaccaggctctgaggggtgggccagtcctcttctggctgtactgggtagaccagaggaaccaggctctgaggggtgggccagtgctcttctggctgtactgggtagaccagaggaaccaggctctgagcggtgggccagtcctcttctggctgtactgggtagaccagaggaaccaggctctgagggtgggccagtcctcttctggctgtactgggtagaccagaggaaccaggctctgaggggtgggccagtcctcttctggctgtactgggtagaccagaggaaccaggctctgaggggtgggccagtcctcttctggctgtactgggtagaccagaggaaccaggctctgagaggtgggccagtcctcttctggctgtaccagatAGAGATATAAGAGAAGGCTACATGTGGCCATTAAGGtcctgtgaacaggtcagggttcaatAGTCGCAGGTAGAACAGCATAAACTGAATCAGCAGCATGGTGTAGTCGCCCCCCGGGAAGGGAGATAGAAAGCAGCTGGTACCCAACTCACTTAATGACCgccaggtcctaatgtcctggtaccaaactcactaacgaccgtcaggtcctaatgttctggtacccaactcactaacgaccgtcaggtcctaatgttCTAGTACCCAACTCACTATcgaccgtcaggtcctaatgtcctggtacccaactc contains:
- the LOC135538025 gene encoding uncharacterized protein LOC135538025, which produces MPTQDLPEDILCVQPETGPPLRAWFLWSIQPEEHRPTAQTWFGLPSTARRGLAHPQSLVPQVNPVQQEEDWPTPQSLVPQVYLVQPEEDWPTPQSLVPLVYPPEEDWPTPQSLVPLVYPVQPEEHRPTAQSLVPLVYPVQPEEDWPTLQSLVPQVYPVQPEEDWPTPQSLVPQVYLVQPEEDWPTPQSLVPLVYPPEEDWPTPQSLVPLVYPVQPEEHRPTAQSLVPLVYPVQPEEDWPTLKAWFLKSTQYSKKRTGPPLRAWFLKSTYTARRGLAHRSEPGSSGLPSTARRAQAHRSEPGSSGLPSTARRTGPPLRAWFLKSTQYSKKRTGPPLRAWFLKSTYTARRGLAHPSEPGSSGHPVQPEEHRPTAQSLVPLVYPVQPEEDWPTLQSLVPQVYPVQPEEDWPTPQSLVPQVYLVQPEEDWPTPQSLVPLVYPYSQKSTGPPLRAWFLWSTQYSQKRTGPPFRAWFLKSTQYSQKRTGPPPQSLVPQVYLVQPEEDWPTPQSLVPLVYPPEEDWPTPQSLVPLVYPVQPEEHRPTAQSLVPLVYPVQPEEDWPTPQSLVPQVYPVQQEEDWPTPQSLVPQVYLVQPEEDWPTPQSLVPLVYPPEEDWPTAQSLVPLVYPVQPEEHRPTAQSLVPLVYPVQPEEDWPTPQSLVPQVNPVQQEEDWPTPQSLVPQVYLVQPEEDWPTPQSLVPLVYPYSQKSTGPPLRAWFLWSTQYSQKRTGPPFRAWFLKSTQYSQKRTGPPLRAWFLKST